The following are from one region of the Trichoderma breve strain T069 chromosome 5, whole genome shotgun sequence genome:
- a CDS encoding pumilio-family RNA binding repeat domain-containing protein, with protein MEDLRFRPQQPPRNEQSINPLVSPPRGAARIPQQQPANHDLRSALPRRFTTDSGRVPTMSSMNSLASPPRVPDAAQDYNNQALHKVQLIEKKKQEYERIREQRRRFEVEMQKLDQQQRREALELAQMEEDMNRFAGHQSEPTTPPEYRNTSTNNGFPGIFSRPNRYSTSSLTSPAAMFNRPARSGSLLTSPPPGTTGVFQQRYGFDDNQMPSRSVPTTRRNSDDDDKEEAVRQDPSSHRATNSTNRYSMPVTRTRNGFYDLNLDQTNTTRFLFGDDEPNHLPRGHTPDDSFPTLVRRDDQILSASSAALDLALSPSPNPEARASHNWRTSVNRHRTQHSMSAINGLSTSQTGDAGNIGSRPSSIRHSLDLKYISESSNETSGGSQAIHAPPKLQSSYSANDIPTVKNPAGSSLLNGSANNHAQQHFHNHNASIGRIPAGAMPIRHARELSNDNGINANREQAGVFPSINSALQASAAPFGPTMATAAPHTATPHATAPATSSGGGFYQPNGYTSPSTTSPPSYGAHSLSTGMQQMNLNGAGNGNAYSPQSYSPYGNVPYPQNGQPRDSQARVIQHRRQLDNEAMSRYQNMPLESFRGQIYELCKDQHGCRYLQKKLEEREGDQVHMIWLETNQHVIELMTDPFGNYLCQKLLEFCNDDERTVLIQNASKDMVRIALNQHGTRALQKMIEYVSTPQQVHLIIEALRFRVVELIQDLNGNHVIQKCLNKLTASDAQFIFDAVGNNCVEVGTHRHGCCVLQRCIDHATGQQKLWLIQRITEHARILVQDPFGNYVVQYIIDLNEPTFTEPIVATFQGCISQLSRHKFSSNVIEKCLRCAQPASKDMIVEEILNEMERFLRDSFANYVIQTALDFSTPHQKYRLVEAIRPVLPQVRTTPYGRRIQAKIAAYDNRGSAASSGQVTPADNTQGQIPLRPSHNRGLSGTPVLPTNGNNTNGATPSVGSQGIRQQAPPPFTSSVSMPTTSSTTSSGGPVQPPQFNQMMSGSYSQGHSSNTSVDAGEARWV; from the exons ATGGAAGATCTGCGCTTCCGCCCTCAGCAGCCGCCGAGGAACGAGCAGTCCATCAACCCGCTTGTCTCACCTCCTCGCGGCGCCGCTCGCATCCCTCAACAACAGCCTGCGAATCACGATCTGCGCTCCGCCCTGCCTCGCCGCTTTACGACCGACTCGGGGCGTGTACCGACAATGTCTTCCATGAACTCCTTGGCATCTCCCCCCCGCGTGCCCGACGCAGCTCAAGATTATAATAAC CAGGCATTGCATAAAGTCCAATTG atagagaagaaaaagcaagaatATGAGAGGATCCGAGAACAGAGGCGGCGCTTTGAAGTCGAGATGCAAAAACTAGACCAACAACAGCGACGGGAGGCCCTAGAGCTGGCgcagatggaagaagacatgaATAGATTCGCCGGGCACCAATCCGAACCGACAACGCCTCCCGAGTATCGAaacaccagcaccaacaaTGGCTTCCCTGGCATATTCTCGCGGCCAAACCGCTACTCTACCTCAAGCTTGACCTCGCCCGCGGCCATGTTTAATCGACCAGCGCGCTCCGGATCGCTTTTGACTTCTCCGCCTCCCGGCACCACAGGCGTGTTCCAGCAGCGATACGGGTTCGACGACAACCAAATGCCATCACGATCCGTCCCTACTACGCGCCGGAacagcgacgatgatgacaaggAAGAGGCTGTTCGCCAGGACCCAAGCAGCCACAGGGCGACCAATTC AACGAACAGATACTCAATGCCCGTCACTCGGACAAGGAATGGATTTTACGATCTAAACCTTGATCAGACCAACACCACAAGGTTCTTGTtcggcgacgacgagcccAACCACCTACCAAGGGGACACACTCCTGACGACAGCTTTCCCACGCTTGTTCGCCGCGACGATCAAATT CTATCAGCATCGTCTGCCGCTCTTGATCTTGCTCTATCGCCCTCACCCAACCCTGAAGCGCGGGCTTCTCATAATTGGAGAACCAGCGTAAACCGGCATCGCACCCAGCACAGCATGTCAGCCATCAATGGCCTCTCCACCAGCCAGACTGGCGATGCTGGCAACATTGGAAGCCGCCCTTCGTCCATTCGTCATTCTCTTGACCTTAAGTATATCTCGGAAAGCTCGAATGAGACCTCTGGTGGTTCCCAGGCGATCCACGCGCCCCCCAAACTCCAGAGTTCTTATTCTGCCAACGATATACCTACGGTCAAGAACCCTGCTGGGTCTTCTCTCTTGAACGGTAGCGCCAATAACCACGCTCAGCAGCACTTCCATAACCACAATGCCAGCATCGGTCGCATTCCCGCTGGAGCAATGCCAATCCGCCATGCTCGCGAGTTGTCCAACGACAATGGTATCAACGCCAACCGTGAGCAGGCTGGTGTGtttccatccatcaactCAGCCCTCCAAGCAAGTGCTGCTCCATTCGGACCAACCATGGCCACTGCGGCTCCTCATACTGCAACGCCGCACGCCACTGCACCTGCAACTTCCTCTGGCGGTGGCTTCTACCAGCCAAATGGTTACACATCTCCGAGCACTACCTCTCCACCTTCGTACGGGGCTCACTCGCTCTCTACTGGGATGCAGCAGATGAACCTCAACGGCGCTGGTAATGGCAATGCCTACTCTCCTCAGAGTTACTCTCCCTACGGCAACGTGCCATATCCTCAGAATGGTCAACCTCGCGATAGTCAGGCTCGTGTCATCCAACATCGTCGACAACTTGACAATGAAG CAATGTCTCGGTATCAGAACATGCCGCTAGAGTCATTCCGAGGCCAGATTTACGAGCTGTGCAAGGATCAGCACGGCTGCCGCTATCTCcaaaagaagctggaggagcgcGAAGGCGATCAAGTTCACATGATTTGGCTCGAGACCAATCAGCATGTCATCGAGCTCATGACGGATCCGTTTGGTAATTATTTGTGCCAAAAGCTCCTCGAGTTTTGCAATGACGACGAAAGAACTGTCTTGATCCAGAACGCGTCCAAAGACATGGTGCGCATCGCTCTCAACCAACATGGAACAAGGGCCCtccagaagatgattgaGTATGTTAGTACTCCTCAGCAggttcatctcatcatcgaGGCTCTCCGCTTCCGAGTTGTGGAACTCATCCAAGACCTGAACGGCAACCACGTCATCCAGAAGTGCCTTAACAAGCTCACCGCTTCTGACGCGCAGTTCATCTTTGATGCCGTCGGTAACAACTGTGTCGAGGTTGGAACTCATCGGCATGGTTGCTGTGTGCTCCAGCGCTGTATCGATCACGCAACTGGCCAGCAGAAGCTCTGGCTGATTCAGCGCATCACCGAGCATGCACGCATCCTAGTGCAAGACCCGTTTGGAAACTATGTTGTCCAGTACATCATCGACCTGAACGAGCCTACCTTCACCGAGCCTATCGTTGCCACATTCCAAGGCTGTATCAGCCAGCTCTCCCGGCACAAATTCAGCTCCAATGTTATTGAGAAGTGCTTGCGCTGCGCTCAGCCTGCTTCCAAGGACATGATTGTCGAGGAAATACTCAATGAGATGGAACGATTCCTCCGTGATTCGTTTGCCAACTACGTTATCCAGACGGCTCTTGACTTCTCTACTCCTCATCAGAAATATCGCCTTGTCGAGGCCATTCGTCCAGTCCTTCCACAGGTTCGCACAACTCCTTATGGACGCCGTATCCAAGCCAAAATTGCCGCCTACGATAACCGCGGAAGTGCTGCCTCAAGCGGACAAGTCACGCCTGCCGACAACACACAAGGGCAGATCCCGCTACGACCAAGCCACAACCGAGGTCTCTCTGGTACTCCTGTGCTGCCTACGAACGGCAACAATACCAATGGAGCAACGCCTAGTGTTGGAAGCCAAGGCATACGCCAGCAGGCACCTCCTCCTTTCACTAGCAGCGTCTCGATGCCGacaacttcttcaaccaCCAGCTCGGGCGGCCCTGTCCAGCCTCCCCAGTTTAACCAAATGATGTCTGGCAGCTATAGCCAGGGACATTCCTCCAACACGTCGGTGGATGCCGGCGAGGCACGCTGGGTGTAA
- a CDS encoding ribosomal l15 domain-containing protein, whose amino-acid sequence MGALKYVEELQKKKQSDLVRFLLRVRCWEYRQLNVIHRASRPSRPDKARRLGYKAKQGYVIYRVRVRRGGRKRPAPKGATYGKPTNQGINQLKYQRSLKATAEERVGRRCANLRVLNSYWINQDSTYKYYEVILVDPSHKAIRIDPRINWIVNPVHKHREARGLTATGKRSRGLNKGHRYNKTTAGRRKTWKRHNTLSLWRYR is encoded by the exons ATGGGTGCCCTCAAGTATGTCGAagagctccagaagaagaagcagtcCGACCTGGTCCGCTTCCTTCTCCGCGTGCGCTGCTGGGAA TACCGTCAATTGAACGTTATCCACCGCGCCTCCCGCCCTTCGCGCCCCGACAAGGCCCGCCGTCTCGGCTACAAGGCCAAGCAGGGCTACGTTATCTACCGCGTGCGTGTCCGCCGTGGTGGCCGCAAGCGCCCTGCCCCCAAGGGTGCCACCTATG GCAAGCCCACCAACCAGGGTATCAACCAGCTCAAGTACCAGCGCTCCCTCAAGGCCACCGCCGAGGAGCGTGTCGGCCGCCGCTGCGCCAACTTGCGCGTCCTCAACTCGTACTGGATCAACCAGGACTCCACCTACAAGTACTACGAGGTCATCCTGGTCGACCCCAGCCACAAGGCCATCCGCATCGACCCCCGCATCAACTGGATCGTCAACCCCGTCCACAAGCACCGCGAGGCCCGTGGCCTCACTGCCACCGGCAAGCGCTCCCGCGGCCTCAACAAGGGCCACCGCTACAACAAGACCACCGCCGGCCGCAGAAAGACCTGGAAGAGACACAACACCCTGTCCCTGTGGCGCTACAGGTAA
- a CDS encoding HIT zinc finger domain-containing protein, translating to MASEARGEADKASTSPAPSNKAAAAGGNSFNDQQTHVSDARAVANQHHQGNSSEMATSQEQSTQKTNALLCGVCEINPGKYKCSRCRLPYCSVPCSKTHQQNHPPDPPKEEPKPTGLASSKPQAASANLPPPGPIDPTNPFSALATSDKLQLLFNKYPNLPNQLLEIHAATQPPVEAPDAATKAIPASLMKGLPANTGKGTWNHDIGIKNGKAALRRARKASGEDGEAIREYTELILHIMNETSEQNNAAAFVQRQVAEQDTALIERLLAEDRRHG from the exons ATGGCGTCAGAGGCTCGCGGCGAGGCTGACAAGGCCTCTACTTCTCCTGCTCCCTCAaacaaggctgctgctgctggcgggaATAGCTTCAACGACCAGCAGACGCACGTGTCTGACGCGAGAGCAGTCGCaaatcagcatcaccaggGCAATAGTAGCGAGATGGCAACATCCCAGGAGCAATCCACACAAAAGACAAACGCACTGCTGTGCGGCGTCTGCGAAATCAACCCTGGCAAATACAAATGCTCGCGATGCCGTCTTCCTTA ctgctccgtCCCATGTAGCAAAACCCACCAACAAAACCATCCGCCAGACCCTCCGAAAGAAGAGCCCAAACCGACAGGCCTAGCCTCAAGCAAGCCGCAAGCAGCAAGCGCAAACCTGCCTCCGCCGGGTCCCATCGATCCAACAAACCCCTTCAGCGCCCTCGCGACTTCGgacaagctccagctcctcttcaacaagtATCCCAACCTCCCAAACCAGCTCCTCGAGATCCACGCCGCGACTCAGCCTCCTGTGGAAGCCCCAGATGCCGCCACCAAGGCTATACCTGCCTCACTCATGAAGGGCCTTCCGGCCAACACCGGCAAGGGCACATGGAACCACGATattggcatcaagaacgGAAAGGCAGCTCTGCGAAGGGCACGGAAAGCGAgtggcgaagacggcgaggcGATCCGAGAGTACACTGAGCTGATACTGCACATCATGAACGAGACGAGCGAGCAGAACAACGCTGCTGCGTTTGTGCAGCGACAAGTTGCTGAACAAGACACGGCCCTCATCGAGCGTCTACTTGCTGAAGATAGGCGTCACGGATAA